In a single window of the Raphanus sativus cultivar WK10039 chromosome 9, ASM80110v3, whole genome shotgun sequence genome:
- the LOC108823387 gene encoding DEAD-box ATP-dependent RNA helicase 32 isoform X1: MGRPKKTRGMKKQMRLAEEEEILLLKQWIESQKPDSGSNPLALGPLPERAKVGKLQEDGVFSRYAGVTRFDQLPISDKTKRGLKEAKFVDMLDSQRAALPHALCGRDLLGAARTGSGKTLAFVIPVLETLHKERWGPEDGVGCIIISPTRELAAQTFTVLNKVGKFHKFSAGLLIGGREGVDVEKERVNEMNILVCAPGRLLQHMDETPNFECSNLKILILDEADRVLDSAFKGQLDPIISQLPKRRQTLLFSATQTKKVKDLARLSLRDPEYISVHAESVTATPTTLSQSVMIVPVEKKLDMLWSFIRTHLNDRILVFLSTKKQVKFVHEAFNKLRPGIPLKSIHGKMSQEKRMGVYSQFIDKQSVLFCTDVLERGLDFDQAVDWVVQVDCPDDVPSYIHRVGRTARCNTPGKSLLFLTPSEEKMVERLHEAKIPIKLIKVEDLVLCGRNLDLVSDLDGYVQQQANSDKVQEISRQLASLLVSFPDLQTVAQRAFITYLRSIHKRRDKEIFDVTKLSIEDFSASLGLPFTPRIRFANLKTKKKGVFESSIDIEPGNDDDDDDNVAAPRRVVKRKDLLGDDLEEEDFALRPNEEGKGGDKSNKDEGVPMPGTRVSKNKKLKISQHRPSGTRVKFDEEGNPVAPLAVVAASATETEVALDEEARNDYYKKLGEQLRKVDHEDKKVEKEKRREKRMKAKIKRKQGDMEEEEEEEGDERSASSEEETGRKRKRAKKTYFDDNGDGEEGGKINTDSVSIAELEEMALKLITQS, encoded by the exons ATGGGAAGACCCAAGAAGACTCGCGGGATGAAGAAGCAGATGCGTCTcgccgaagaagaagaaatcctCCTCCTCAAACAGTGGATCGAATCCCAGAAACCCGATTCAGGATCCAACCCGCTCGCCCTCGGCCCTCTCCCCGAACGCGCCAAGGTCGGAAAGCTCCAAGAAGACGGCGTTTTCTCCCGCTACGCCGGCGTCACGAGGTTCGACCAGCTTCCCATATCGGACAAAACGAAAAGAGGGCTGAAAGAGGCCAAGTTCGTCGACATGTTGGATAGCCAGAGAGCCGCTCTCCCTCACGCTCTATGCGGCAGAGATCTCCTCGGCGCCGCCAGAACTGGCTCTGGCAAAACTCTCGCCTTTGTTATTCCG GTGTTGGAGACGCTGCATAAGGAGAGATGGGGTCCTGAAGATGGGGTTGGGTGTATTATTATATCTCCCACTAGGGAACTAGCTGCTCAGACTTTTACTGTGTTGAATAAAGTTGGCAAGTTTCATAAGTTCAGTGCTGGCCTCTTGATTGGTGGTCGTGAGGGGGTTGATGTTGAGAAGGAGAGGGTTAATGAGATGAATATATTGGTTTGTGCTCCCGGTAGGCTTCTCCAGCATATGGATGAGACTCCTAACTTCGAGTGTTCCAATCTCAAG ATTCTGATTTTAGATGAGGCGGACCGTGTTCTTGATTCTGCATTCAAAGGGCAGTTGGATCCTATCATCTCGCAGTTGCCTAAGCGCAGGCAAACTCTGCTGTTCTCTGCGACACAAACAAAGAAAGTCAAGGATCTAGCAAGGCTCAGTTTGAGAGATCCTGAGTACATTAGTGTACATGCAGAGTCTGTTACTGCTACCCCAACTACCTTGTCGCAGAGTGTAATGATTGTCCCAGTTGAAAAGAAATTAGACATGTTGTGGAGCTTCATCAGAACTCATCTTAATGACAggattcttgtttttctttccaCCAAGAAACAG GTCAAGTTTGTTCATGAAGCGTTCAACAAGCTCCGGCCTGGAATACCTTTGAAGAGCATTCACGGAAAAATGAGCCAGGAGAAAAGGATGGGAGTGTACTCTCAGTTCATTGACAAACAGTCAGTTCTCTTCTGTACCGACGTTCTTGAGAGAGGTCTTGATTTTGACCAGGCTGTGGACTGGGTTGTTCAG GTTGATTGTCCTGACGATGTACCTTCTTATATTCACCGAGTTGGGCGTACAGCTCGTTGTAATACTCCAGGGAAGTCACTCCTCTTTCTGACGCCTTCTGAGGAAAAGATGGTTGAGAGATTACATGAAGCTAAAATTCCTATAAAACTCATCAAGGTAGAAGATCTCGTTCTCTGTGGGAGAAACCTTGATCTTGTATCTGACTTGGATGGTTATGTTCAACAACAGGCAAACAGCGACAAGGTGCAGGAGATTTCTAGACAACTGGCTTCTTTATTAGTCAGTTTTCCGGATCTTCAAACCGTTGCTCAGAGAGCCTTCATCACGTATCTGAGGTCCATTCACAAAAGAAGAGATAAGGAGATTTTCGACGTGACGAAGCTGTCCATTGAGGACTTCTCTGCTTCACTTGGTCTTCCGTTTACTCCTAGAATCCGATTCGCAAACCTTAAAACGAAGAAGAAAGGAGTCTTTGAGAGTTCAATCGATATTGAACCCgggaatgatgatgatgatgatgataatgttGCTGCACCTCGTCGGGTTGTGAAGAGGAAAGATCTTCTAGGTGATGATTTAGAGGAGGAGGATTTTGCTCTCAGGCCAAATGAAGAGGGCAAGGGTGGAGATAAATCAAACAAGGACGAAGGAGTTCCCat GCCAGGAACTCGTGTTTCGAAAAACAAGAAGCTGAAGATCAGCCAGCACAGACCAAGTGGGACCAGGGTTAAGTTTGATGAGGAAGGCAATCCAGTGGCTCCTTTAGCAGTAGTAGCTGCTTCCGCAACTGAGACTGAAGTTGCTCTTGATGAAG AGGCAAGGAATGATTACTATAAGAAATTGGGAGAGCAACTGAGAAAAGTGGATCATGAGGACAAGAAAGTGGAGAAGGAAAAGAGGAGGGAGAAGAGAATGAAAGCAAAGATTAAGAGGAAGCAAGGAGatatggaggaagaagaagaagaagaaggtgatgaaCGCTCTGCATCATCAGAAGAAGAAACTGGAAGAAAACGTAAAAGAGCGAAGAAGACGTACTTTGATGATAATGGTGATGGAGAGGAAGGAGGAAAAATCAACACAGATTCTGTGTCCATAGCTGAGCTTGAAGAAATGGCTCTCAAATTGATAACGCAGTCATGA
- the LOC108823387 gene encoding DEAD-box ATP-dependent RNA helicase 32 isoform X2: protein MGRPKKTRGMKKQMRLAEEEEILLLKQWIESQKPDSGSNPLALGPLPERAKVGKLQEDGVFSRYAGVTRFDQLPISDKTKRGLKEAKFVDMLDSQRAALPHALCGRDLLGAARTGSGKTLAFVIPVLETLHKERWGPEDGVGCIIISPTRELAAQTFTVLNKVGKFHKFSAGLLIGGREGVDVEKERVNEMNILVCAPGRLLQHMDETPNFECSNLKILILDEADRVLDSAFKGQLDPIISQLPKRRQTLLFSATQTKKVKDLARLSLRDPEYISVHAESVTATPTTLSQSVMIVPVEKKLDMLWSFIRTHLNDRILVFLSTKKQVKFVHEAFNKLRPGIPLKSIHGKMSQEKRMGVYSQFIDKQSVLFCTDVLERGLDFDQAVDWVVQVDCPDDVPSYIHRVGRTARCNTPGKSLLFLTPSEEKMVERLHEAKIPIKLIKANSDKVQEISRQLASLLVSFPDLQTVAQRAFITYLRSIHKRRDKEIFDVTKLSIEDFSASLGLPFTPRIRFANLKTKKKGVFESSIDIEPGNDDDDDDNVAAPRRVVKRKDLLGDDLEEEDFALRPNEEGKGGDKSNKDEGVPMPGTRVSKNKKLKISQHRPSGTRVKFDEEGNPVAPLAVVAASATETEVALDEEARNDYYKKLGEQLRKVDHEDKKVEKEKRREKRMKAKIKRKQGDMEEEEEEEGDERSASSEEETGRKRKRAKKTYFDDNGDGEEGGKINTDSVSIAELEEMALKLITQS, encoded by the exons ATGGGAAGACCCAAGAAGACTCGCGGGATGAAGAAGCAGATGCGTCTcgccgaagaagaagaaatcctCCTCCTCAAACAGTGGATCGAATCCCAGAAACCCGATTCAGGATCCAACCCGCTCGCCCTCGGCCCTCTCCCCGAACGCGCCAAGGTCGGAAAGCTCCAAGAAGACGGCGTTTTCTCCCGCTACGCCGGCGTCACGAGGTTCGACCAGCTTCCCATATCGGACAAAACGAAAAGAGGGCTGAAAGAGGCCAAGTTCGTCGACATGTTGGATAGCCAGAGAGCCGCTCTCCCTCACGCTCTATGCGGCAGAGATCTCCTCGGCGCCGCCAGAACTGGCTCTGGCAAAACTCTCGCCTTTGTTATTCCG GTGTTGGAGACGCTGCATAAGGAGAGATGGGGTCCTGAAGATGGGGTTGGGTGTATTATTATATCTCCCACTAGGGAACTAGCTGCTCAGACTTTTACTGTGTTGAATAAAGTTGGCAAGTTTCATAAGTTCAGTGCTGGCCTCTTGATTGGTGGTCGTGAGGGGGTTGATGTTGAGAAGGAGAGGGTTAATGAGATGAATATATTGGTTTGTGCTCCCGGTAGGCTTCTCCAGCATATGGATGAGACTCCTAACTTCGAGTGTTCCAATCTCAAG ATTCTGATTTTAGATGAGGCGGACCGTGTTCTTGATTCTGCATTCAAAGGGCAGTTGGATCCTATCATCTCGCAGTTGCCTAAGCGCAGGCAAACTCTGCTGTTCTCTGCGACACAAACAAAGAAAGTCAAGGATCTAGCAAGGCTCAGTTTGAGAGATCCTGAGTACATTAGTGTACATGCAGAGTCTGTTACTGCTACCCCAACTACCTTGTCGCAGAGTGTAATGATTGTCCCAGTTGAAAAGAAATTAGACATGTTGTGGAGCTTCATCAGAACTCATCTTAATGACAggattcttgtttttctttccaCCAAGAAACAG GTCAAGTTTGTTCATGAAGCGTTCAACAAGCTCCGGCCTGGAATACCTTTGAAGAGCATTCACGGAAAAATGAGCCAGGAGAAAAGGATGGGAGTGTACTCTCAGTTCATTGACAAACAGTCAGTTCTCTTCTGTACCGACGTTCTTGAGAGAGGTCTTGATTTTGACCAGGCTGTGGACTGGGTTGTTCAG GTTGATTGTCCTGACGATGTACCTTCTTATATTCACCGAGTTGGGCGTACAGCTCGTTGTAATACTCCAGGGAAGTCACTCCTCTTTCTGACGCCTTCTGAGGAAAAGATGGTTGAGAGATTACATGAAGCTAAAATTCCTATAAAACTCATCAAG GCAAACAGCGACAAGGTGCAGGAGATTTCTAGACAACTGGCTTCTTTATTAGTCAGTTTTCCGGATCTTCAAACCGTTGCTCAGAGAGCCTTCATCACGTATCTGAGGTCCATTCACAAAAGAAGAGATAAGGAGATTTTCGACGTGACGAAGCTGTCCATTGAGGACTTCTCTGCTTCACTTGGTCTTCCGTTTACTCCTAGAATCCGATTCGCAAACCTTAAAACGAAGAAGAAAGGAGTCTTTGAGAGTTCAATCGATATTGAACCCgggaatgatgatgatgatgatgataatgttGCTGCACCTCGTCGGGTTGTGAAGAGGAAAGATCTTCTAGGTGATGATTTAGAGGAGGAGGATTTTGCTCTCAGGCCAAATGAAGAGGGCAAGGGTGGAGATAAATCAAACAAGGACGAAGGAGTTCCCat GCCAGGAACTCGTGTTTCGAAAAACAAGAAGCTGAAGATCAGCCAGCACAGACCAAGTGGGACCAGGGTTAAGTTTGATGAGGAAGGCAATCCAGTGGCTCCTTTAGCAGTAGTAGCTGCTTCCGCAACTGAGACTGAAGTTGCTCTTGATGAAG AGGCAAGGAATGATTACTATAAGAAATTGGGAGAGCAACTGAGAAAAGTGGATCATGAGGACAAGAAAGTGGAGAAGGAAAAGAGGAGGGAGAAGAGAATGAAAGCAAAGATTAAGAGGAAGCAAGGAGatatggaggaagaagaagaagaagaaggtgatgaaCGCTCTGCATCATCAGAAGAAGAAACTGGAAGAAAACGTAAAAGAGCGAAGAAGACGTACTTTGATGATAATGGTGATGGAGAGGAAGGAGGAAAAATCAACACAGATTCTGTGTCCATAGCTGAGCTTGAAGAAATGGCTCTCAAATTGATAACGCAGTCATGA
- the LOC108826233 gene encoding putative FBD-associated F-box protein At5g56560 produces MAKQKLKELPDDLILKILSKLPLFRESVAKRLISKRHEELWKLMPEVTFVDGYEKSLVTFMTFVYGSLLSDDTQTLERLHFKLAGNYPASDINFWVQLAVDRSVRKLSFDLFGKTLVLPSCLSSCTTLKSLILRDVSIHLVPRGFSLPSLKSLHLFYVDFSQSIVTFLRRCPDLEYLVIHQTCYGNWNLDEVAMHWVRLSSLKSLHLLSAECSSRDSLTSLLQSCPVLEYLVLHQSQRLCVTPPESCLSSIKTLHLTSFNFFEDEDIATLLKRCAALEDLVITRTKYDNVRLYNINAPTLKSLTINNSIDKRASEDKETHGFWINAPALETLNIKDTVSNFLVLEFMPEVTKANIQVICDQPEKFLGSLTLVKHLSLCCPTSETPYRSGSIFPYLEHLELCTCSPGWANLLASILNVAPRLQSLTLKSNHSTPCDDPMNFWNEPAVVPECLLTHLEIFEWRQYEDTVQQRKVAAYILENAIWLKMATFSTRCGDKDHGKLVEIKKLNRVSETCQVVFE; encoded by the exons atggcgAAACAGAAACTCAAAGAGTTACCAGATGACCTAATCTTGAAGATACTCTCAAAGCTTCCGTTGTTTAGAGAGAGCGTTGCGAAACGTCTCATATCAAAACGGCACGAGGAACTTTGGAAACTTATGCCAGAAGTCACGTTCGTAGATGGTTACGAGAAGAGTCTCGTGACTTTTATGACCTTTGTTTACGGATCTTTGTTGTCTGATGATACTCAAACTTTGGAGAGGTTGCATTTCAAGCTTGCCGGAAACTATCCGGCTTCAGACATCAACTTTTGGGTTCAATTGGCGGTTGATAGATCTGTAAGAAAGTTGAGTTTCGACTTGTTTGGCAAAACCCTAGTTTTGCCGAGTTGCTTGAGTTCTTGCACAACCCTAAAATCACTGATACTCCGTGATGTAAGTATCCACCTTGTTCCGCGTGGGTTTTCTTTGCCTTCTCTCAAAAGTCTGCACCTTTTCTACGTCGACTTTTCGCAATCTATTGTTACTTTTTTACGACGTTGCCCGGATCTTGAATATTTGGTTATACACCAAACCTGCTATGGCAATTGGAACCTTGATGAGGTTGCTATGCATTGGGTTCGCTTGTCGTCACTCAAAAGCCTACACCTTTTATCGGCTGAATGCTCCAGTCGTGATTCTCTTACAAGTCTTCTACAAAGTTGCCCGGTTCTTGAATATCTTGTCTTACACCAAAGCCAACGTCTGTGTGTTACCCCACCTGAGTCTTGTTTGTCATCAATAAAAACTCTTCACCTTACATCTTTTAACTTCTTCGAGGATGAAGATATTGCAACGCTTTTAAAAAGGTGTGCAGCTCTTGAAGATTTGGTTATAACTCGAACCAAATATGACAATGTGAGGTTATATAATATCAATGCGCctactttgaagagtttgactATCAACAACTCAATAGATAAACGCGCCTCCGAGGACAAGGAGACTCATGGGTTTTGGATAAATGCTCCTGCTTTGGAGACATTGAACATTAAGGATACTGTCAGTAACTTTCTTGTGCTTGAGTTTATGCCCGAGGTGACTAAGGCGAATATCCAGGTCATTTGTGACCAACCTGAGAAGTTCTTAGGATCTCTTACCTTAGTCAAACATCTTTCTCTATGTTGTCCAACTTCAGAG ACTCCATATCGTAGTGGCTCTATCTTTCCCTATCTTGAACATCTAGAGCTATGTACATGTTCTCCGGGATGGGCTAATCTTCTTGCTTCTATACTCAATGTCGCTCCAAGACTCCAATCTCTCACGCTTAAGTCG AATCATAGTACCCCTTGCGATGATCCGATGAACTTTTGGAACGAACCAGCGGTTGTTCCGGAATGTTTATTGACGCATCTAGAGATATTTGAATGGAGACAATATGAAGACACAGTGCAGCAGAGGAAAGTGGCTGCTTATATACTAGAGAATGCTATTTGGCTAAAGATGGCCACATTTTCAACAAGATGTGGAGACAAAGATCATGGCAAGCTCGTGGAGATAAAGAAACTGAACAGAGTGTCAGAGACATGTCAGGTAGTGTTTGAGTAA